A stretch of DNA from Rattus rattus isolate New Zealand chromosome 1, Rrattus_CSIRO_v1, whole genome shotgun sequence:
CAGGAGGGCAGCCATGGAAGGGCCCAGGGAGGCCTGGGGTTTGACTGGAcctggagaggtggagagattCCCACCGGTAAGGATAAGGAGACCTGGCCTGCAGAAGTCAAGAAAGTAGGGCACACTAGACTGCCACACCCAgaagggtaaactgaggctgTTGGGTGGAGGCTCACACACATAAGGACCTGATAAGGGGATGTCAGGAGGTCAGCAAGATGGCACTCCAACCAACATGGCGATCTGAGGTGTCCTCAGGGTTTACACAGTGAGAGAACAGACTCCTTAGGTTATCCTCTGATGTcacatgtctgtgcatgcatgtacacacacacacacacacacacacaaccataaaaaaaaagttttgagttTTCCCCAGGTCAGAACCCTCAGAACCAACCAAGCTCCAATTGGATCTTATTTTCACTTTGCAGTCCTTTAAAAAGGGGAGCGTGTGCATCCAGGCAGCTGAGCGCCTGAATCCTGGGCATGATGGAGGCTTACCCAGAGCAGGGCTGGGCCCCCCAACTCTTCCTCACTGACTTTACCTTCCTTGCAATCGtgacctccacacccaccctTGAGAGCCAGTAGAGAAGCTTGGTGCACATGGGAGATAAAAACAGTTGAGACATGGGGTTTCATGCATACTGACTACTACCTGATGAGGTCACCCTCTGTCCCCCGCCACTTTTcaggcagacacagagaagtgaagttacttgcctaaggtcacacagctggtgaACAGCAGACTTGGGTCTGGGGTCCACTGTACTGATGGGTGGGTGTGGGTTGGGGGTTGAGAGGTGTCACTCCTCCATGAGCCACTTTTCCTATGAGAGTTGGCTTATCATGAAGAAGAGGTCAGGTCTCTAAGGTCTCATTTTGTCTGGGTGCTAGGGCCTCTGTTTCTTGGCCGCTTCAGCAAAGCTGCTTTCTCTTCAACTTGTTGGGCACAGAAGGAGGGCAGAGGTGGCCAAGAGCCCAGTCAGGTGGCTTGGCTGTCAGCCTAGGCCCAGCGTCCCCCACTGCTTCTTTGCTTGGTTAGTTCAACGCTGACCCCTCTGTTGGGGCCAAGACCATCCTACACGCCTGGTAACTGCGGTTCCACCTGCCCCCAGGAACCACTGCAAAAGTTGCCCCAAGCTTCCAACCTAAGGAtttgcaaaagagaaaacaaacacccTCACTCACAAAGACAGACTGCACGCAGGTTTGCAGGCGTCTGGCCACAGTTCTGCTAagagcttccttcctctctgaatcCCTGCTGGACACTCGGAATGCCCGCCAGGGGCCGCAGGTGACCGATCTGAAGCTCAGCCTCCTGTCGGGACCCTCTCTCCCTTCAGAGAAGGATCAAAAGAGGCCAGCCGTGACCTTAGCCATCTCTTGTGCCAGTGCCACCTCAGCGGACTCAAAGTCACCTCTGCTCCAGCAACTGCTGGCCAGATCCGGCCAGGGACTCCCTCCCACTCCACAGCAGGATCCAGGAACCGGTCCCTATTGGGCAATCATTAATCGGATTCTTGGCATTCCTCTGTCCCTGGCCAGCATGCTCCCCACCAGAAAAGGAGCAGAGGCCCACGACTGGCATTTGGATATGCAGCTGACCAGCAAGGTGGTGCTGTCCGCAGCTGCGCTGCTCCTGGTAACTGCGGCTTACAAACTCTACAAGTCCAGGCCTGCCCCAGCCCCGCACgcgggaagaaagaaagagcgccacaaagcagaaaatgaaacagaggGCTTGGGACAACCTGCCTTCCAGGAGGCTCCACCGGGGACCCTGCCAAGGGGCCCAAGACGCAGGAAAGCCAGCAAAGGGGCTGGGTCCCCACTGGACTACAGCTTGGAGGATCCGGAAGACTCCTGTATCCCGGACACCCCCAGGTCTGAAGAGCCCACAAGAAAAGGCTCTGACGAAAGTCAGGACAGGCAGCGTCCAGACTCTCAGCAGGTGCCTCCTCCCTGCGGTGGCCAGGAAGCCGGAACAGCTGTTAGAGGTAAGcccaaccctccccacccccttcattCTGGCTGTGAACCTACAAGCTCCCCAGACAGACTTATCCCAGGAGTGGGTGGCAGCTGTGTGTGTGACAATCTCTCTTCATGGCCAGACAGCAGACCCCTAGAGGAAACTGGGTCTGGGGACCCGGAAGCCCCCAACTGTTGGACTGATCCCATGCTGGTCAACGGTGACATGAACCAGAGCTGGATCTTCACCCACATGACAGGGGTCAGCAGGGGAGAGGCTGGGGCCCTCCAGGCTGCTGCAGACATGGGCTTGGCCACGCAGCAGCAGGAAGGAGCCACCAGTGCTTCCCATACCTTCTCATCTGTGGCCCGCATCCGGATGGAGGAGAACGTGATACAGAAGGCAGAGGGACCAGAGCTGAAAGGCAGAATATATGACTACTTTGTGGAGTCCACGTCGAAGGCTGTCTCCAGACCAGTCCCCTGCACAGCAGCTCTGGCTGATGCTGCTCCATCCCCAGGGCCTGGACCAGAGCCCCTGGTCACAGGAGCAGCCACCAGAGACCAAGCTGATAACACAGCCGGTGGTGCATTGGAAGTAGCATCCCCACAGCCTGTGACAACCCCCTCTGCGCCAGGCTTCGGCAGAAAGGTGAGCCTCTTGCAGATCGCTGagaacccagagctccaactgcagcCTGAAGGCTTCAGGATACCCCTTCCTGCCCACCTGGaccagagtgcccagctcggttCAGACCGCAGCCACGGGGAGCCCCACGTGCAGCTTGTAGCTGGGACCAATTTCTTCCACATCCCTCTCACACCTGCTTCAGCTCTGGATGTCCGCCTGGACCTGGGCAATTGCTATGAGATGCTGACCTTGGCCAAGAGGCAGGGCCTAGAGGCCCTGAAGGAGGCAGCCTACAAGGTACTGAGTGATAACTACCTTCAGGTCCTCCACAGCACAGACATCTACGGGGGCCTGAGCGGAGCAGAGCGGGAACTGATCCTCCAGCGCAGGTTCCGTGGCCACAAGTGCCTGGTGGTGGCAGACATGTGTCCCCAGGAAGACAGTGGCCGActctgttgctatgacaatgTGCAGGATGCCTGGCACCCGCTGGCCCAGCTGCCCCTGGAGGCCATGTCCCGGGGTTGTGCTCTCTGTTCTCTATTCAATTATCTCTTTGTGGTGTCTGGCTGCCAGGGACCTGCGGGCCAACCTTCCAACCGTGTCTTCTGCTACAACCCCCTGACGGCAATCTGGAGTGAGGTGTGCCCACTGAACCAGGCCCGTCCTCACTGCCGGCTGGTGGCCCTGGAGGGGTACCTCTACGCCATTGGAGGTGAGTGTCTGAACACCGTGGAGCGTTACGACCCTCGCCTGGACCGCTGGACCTTTGCCCCGCCGCTCCCAAATGACACATTTGCCCTGGCGCACACAGCCACGGTGTGCGCCAATGAGATCTTTGTCACTGGGGGCAGCCTGCGCTACTTGTTGCTCCGATTCTCGGCCCAGGAACAGCGTTGGTGGGCCGGCCCCACAGCGGGCAGCAAGGACCGCACGGCCGAGATGGTGGCTGTCAATGGCTTCCTCTACCGTTTTGACCTCAACCGCAGCCTGGGCATCAGCGTGTACCGCTGCAATGCCAGCACACGGCTCTGGTATGAGTGTGCCACGTACCGCTTGCCTTACCCCGATGCCTTCCAGTGCGCCGTGGTGGACGATCGTATCTATTGTGTGGGACGCAGGCGCACACTCTGCTTCCTGGCGGACCACATCTCGCCCAGGTTTGTGCCTAAGGAGTTGCAGGGTTTCCCTGCTGCACGGGGCAcccttctgcctgctgtcctgaccTTGCCTGTCCCCGACGTTCCTCAGACCCCTGTCTAGCAGTCCCTCTGCTGGGTTCCATGAGGATTCAGAGAAACTCCCTGCCCATCACTCTGGGTAAGACGCAGGCAGGAACATGGCCTGTGGTGGGGTGGAAAGTTATCTGTCCCCCACCACAGGTTACACATGGGGCTTGGAGGATTCTTTAACAGTCAAGCTACGAGGCCTGCTACAACAGTGAAGCCAGGGCCTAGCATCCCAGGACAACTGGTGTGACTGACTGCACCACAACTGCATGAGTGACTGACCCTGCTCTGTGCTTCAAATCAGAATTCCTGGCAGGGGCCATTTCAGAACCCCACACAAATGAAAGGCCGTAGTCTTATTCCAGTCACATTTCTAGAGGCCAGGGTGCTGCCAAGGGCGCCTCTCAAGGTGGTTGGCTCTCTGTGAGCTACCACAGACCACCTTCCTAAGCACTCCTCTCACCAATTCCTAAGCATTGAGGACCACCTTAGAAGCTTCTAGAAGCCTCTGGAGCACAGGTGAAAAGAACGGAAGGAGGAGGTTTGGGCAGGAGTAGGAAGGAGCTCAGGCCACCCCTGAGGTTTGGACAGAAGGACAGGTATTGCTAAAACTGGAGGCATCCACAGGAACACTGTTTGCAGAGCACATTGACCAagacccacttttttttttttttttttttttttttggttacctCAAGTTCTGTGTGCTGGAAGGAGAAAGGCACCCATCTTGGCAGGAGTTCTATTTGCATATTAATCATCGCACAATTGAGGTCTTGGGAGGCAGGGGTGCAGATGTGGTTCCAGGCTTCCTTTTCTGCCATGCCCACCACCACTTGACCTCAATAGACTCCAAGGAGTTCAGAATCCTCTCTGCCTGCAGGCCACTAGGGCAGCCATTACTATTCATCTCATCTGTGTGACCGTCTCTGTCTTGTGGCCATCTCATCTGCTTCTCTGGatgagaaggaatgaagggaggCAGGTCCAGGAAGGAGCCATGGAGTTGGGAGATTCTAGTGGAGCAACCAGGTCCTCAATCTCTTCCATCAAAGGGGACCCAGCTTCcaggaagacaggcagagagCCTGGCCCACCCTGTTATCTTGCCTACTGAGCCTTTGCTTCGTTCTGAGGGAGACAAGGTTGAGAGAAAAGGGATGACGCTCCGAGCCAGGAGCCAGGGGGTGCAGTCACAGTCAGGCAGGACCTGACAAGCCGGAGGATGGGAAGAATCTGGACACTGCCCCTTTAAAAACCTTCCCAGATCCCAGGGGTGGCCATGCAGCAGCTCCGGGAACTGAGGCTGGGGCACTGTTTAGAAGATTTGGGATTAGAACATAGAACGAGGAGGAGTGTCCCCACGGAGATCAGAAGAGAGCTCTTGACTGTCCCTGGCCAAAGGCCTGGGAGGAGGCACCAGCTGAACCACACTTGAATTGAAA
This window harbors:
- the Klhdc7a gene encoding kelch domain-containing protein 7A, whose protein sequence is MLPTRKGAEAHDWHLDMQLTSKVVLSAAALLLVTAAYKLYKSRPAPAPHAGRKKERHKAENETEGLGQPAFQEAPPGTLPRGPRRRKASKGAGSPLDYSLEDPEDSCIPDTPRSEEPTRKGSDESQDRQRPDSQQVPPPCGGQEAGTAVRGKPNPPHPLHSGCEPTSSPDRLIPGVGGSCVCDNLSSWPDSRPLEETGSGDPEAPNCWTDPMLVNGDMNQSWIFTHMTGVSRGEAGALQAAADMGLATQQQEGATSASHTFSSVARIRMEENVIQKAEGPELKGRIYDYFVESTSKAVSRPVPCTAALADAAPSPGPGPEPLVTGAATRDQADNTAGGALEVASPQPVTTPSAPGFGRKVSLLQIAENPELQLQPEGFRIPLPAHLDQSAQLGSDRSHGEPHVQLVAGTNFFHIPLTPASALDVRLDLGNCYEMLTLAKRQGLEALKEAAYKVLSDNYLQVLHSTDIYGGLSGAERELILQRRFRGHKCLVVADMCPQEDSGRLCCYDNVQDAWHPLAQLPLEAMSRGCALCSLFNYLFVVSGCQGPAGQPSNRVFCYNPLTAIWSEVCPLNQARPHCRLVALEGYLYAIGGECLNTVERYDPRLDRWTFAPPLPNDTFALAHTATVCANEIFVTGGSLRYLLLRFSAQEQRWWAGPTAGSKDRTAEMVAVNGFLYRFDLNRSLGISVYRCNASTRLWYECATYRLPYPDAFQCAVVDDRIYCVGRRRTLCFLADHISPSVGDQTPDL